The genomic DNA GGGTCGTAGTCGATGAACGCCGATTCGCAATAGACGACCGGCCACCGATCCGGGTCCTCGTCAGCACTCACCCTCCAGAACCCGGACCCTCCGTCGATCCCGCCACCCCACAACAGGTAGCGGTCAGCGACTACACCGATGGCCGCATCGACATCCACCCCGGGGGAGGTTCTCGCCAGGCACCGGTAGGGCCCATCCGCGGCGTGATTCCGCACGGTGTCCGCTATCGCATCGCTCCTGAGTTCCGCCATGCGATCAGGGCCCACGATCGCGAGATCACCGAAGAATCGGCCTTGGCCGTACGTCTCGATCAGAAGCTTGTAGTCCACCGGCAAGCGCGTCCCGAGTCGCCCCTCGACATCCACCCAATCGACCGGTGCCGGCGCCTCCGGAGGCGCCACCAACTGAACCAACTGCGAGACATCCACGCGCTACAACGTCCTTGCCGCCCCGGCCATGCCGCCTAATCCAGCCCGTTCTCCAGCGCGTAGCGGGCCAACTCCACCCGGTTGCCGAGCTGCAGCTTCCGCAACGTGGCCTGCACGTGGTTCTCGACGGTGCGGTGGCTCAGGTGCAGTCTGCTGGCGATCTGCTTGGCGGACAGGCCCTTCGCGACCAGCCGCAGCACCTCGGTCTCGCGCGCGGTGAGCGCGGGGCCGGCCGGCTCGGGCGCCGATGCCATCCGCCGGAACTCGCCCAGCACCAGCCCGGCGAGGCCCGGCGTGAACACGGGCTGCCCGGCGGCGGTGGCCTGTACGGCGTCCACAAGTTCCTCCGCGGAGGCGCTCTTGACCAGGTAGCCGCAGGCGCCCGCCTTGACCGCCTCGACCACGTCGTCGCGCTCGTCGGACGCGGAGAGGATCAGTACCTGCGCGCGCGGCGCTGCCTCGAGCACCAGTGCGGTGCCGGCGGCCCCGTCGCCGTCGGGCAGCGACATGTCCATCAGCACGACCACGGGCTGCACGGCTTTGGCGATCCGTCCCGCGGCGGCCACCGAATCC from Tsukamurella paurometabola includes the following:
- a CDS encoding LuxR C-terminal-related transcriptional regulator encodes the protein MWREAVARDLEARGFRVAGTADSVAAAGRIAKAVQPVVVLMDMSLPDGDGAAGTALVLEAAPRAQVLILSASDERDDVVEAVKAGACGYLVKSASAEELVDAVQATAAGQPVFTPGLAGLVLGEFRRMASAPEPAGPALTARETEVLRLVAKGLSAKQIASRLHLSHRTVENHVQATLRKLQLGNRVELARYALENGLD
- a CDS encoding SMI1/KNR4 family protein, giving the protein MDVSQLVQLVAPPEAPAPVDWVDVEGRLGTRLPVDYKLLIETYGQGRFFGDLAIVGPDRMAELRSDAIADTVRNHAADGPYRCLARTSPGVDVDAAIGVVADRYLLWGGGIDGGSGFWRVSADEDPDRWPVVYCESAFIDYDPAGLLHYLVALFSGDLESSVFPIGGSRYEGPAFDTR